The Helianthus annuus cultivar XRQ/B chromosome 11, HanXRQr2.0-SUNRISE, whole genome shotgun sequence region aggtttggccagttttgtgactttcatccaaaggtttgttttttcgcatctggatccaaaaggtttaaaatgttgccattttcatccggctcattaactccatccatttttctctgttaagttaGTGGTATTTCTGTGTTTTTTCTAAcctaaagggcaatttggtctttttcactgtATGTAAAGAGACCGAATACCCATGGAAAAGATCAAATTGCCCTTtaaattaacaaaaaagacggaaatacccctgagtTAACGGAGAAAAAAAGATAAGAGTTAACGAGCCGGacgaaaatgacaagatttcaaaccttttggattcagatgcggaaaaaacaaacctttggacgattGTCGCAAAACTGGCcgaacctcagggacgaaaatgacatcttactctaaaaaaaaactttttaaacTATTTAGGCCGCCAAACAGAACAATTATGGTCGGTCCCACCAACACAGATGGTTTGGTTTAACGAGAGTTTTCCTCAAAACCGGCAGAGATTAATTCTGTTAGGTTGAATAGTAAAAGTAAAAATGAGATTAGTGACCTGAATTCAAGATGCGCGACTTGTATTTTTGCCCCAATGTGTTCCATTTTGTGAGTTACACGAAACGAAACCGAAGATCCTTCAAAATCTTGAGTGAAAAAGAGCGCATTAGATAAGAAATCTGAAAGTACTTGTTGAACCCTCAAATTGTCACCGTATACAGATAAGGATGAAACTTGTTCGGATGCATCAAAGACGACCTCCACTTTCCGCTCACGGCTCAAACTCTTGACCTGGTTCAAAACCACGTCTAAACACTCCCCGAGTTTAAACTCCACGCACTTCACTTCCGTATAACTGAAACGATGTATCGGATAATAAGATTCTGAATGCAAAAAGTCACTACACTAATTTTTTTGTATATTATAGTCCCTAAACTTGTCTATGAATTTTGTTTTTTTAGAAATGGTGATGTGAACTCTTAAATTAGGTCGAAAAATTTTTACGTAAAAAATAAGAAACTATACTGGTTTTTATAGGTATAAACCATATTTAATAGTTAAAagataaaaatgacaaaataagaTAATTTGTGGAATAGTAAACCGTAAAAAAATTATCGAAAACTGATTATTTGATCAGTTAATAATCAGATGATACAAACTGATTACTACGGTTTctagtttagggtttagcttACAACCAGAAACCGCAGTAATCAAATAATAAATTTCAAAACGCAAATCCAAATACCCCtaaatgaaattaaaaaaaaaaaaaaaaagatttcatAAGTTCGGTTAAAAACCATACCATTGTTCGATGCTTTCTATATCCGAATCATCAACAATTTGCGCTAACTGGTCACGACATAAGCCACTATTACGCAAAATACGCTGCTGTTCTCCACTCAACTCCGATTCCATTAAATCATCGATGAACTTAATCCcatttaaaccatttttaagttCATGTTTCAAATACGACACTTTCGTAAGACTATTTAAAGCCGCCTGTTCAGACATTCTTTGCACCAACATCGCGTGTTGAAGCTCGGGGCTAGTTACATGTATAAAACACAAAACACCCGTAATTTTTCCATCTCCGTTTACCCTTTTGTTAGCGGAAAGTAACCCTTCGACGTatttactgttttggtcaaaaaaccCGAACATTAATTTATCCGCATCCAACCCGGAAATCACTTCGTTTAGTAATATTCGGAGACGGGTCAACATATCACTTTTGACCCGACAACCGAAATTACCGTCGGTAAAAACTTCACCTAAAAGCATTTTATTATTCGCCTCTTCCCTTGGAAAACCGGTTAACTTTACCATTGCATCGTTCCATTCTAAGCATTTACCGTATTCATCCATCATGAAGATCGGGGGAATAAGCGTGCACGGGCTACGGACAAAGCTAGCGAAATCATCTTTCGTTTTTGTGTACTTTTCGGTCATCATCTTTTGAGCGGTTAGATCTTGTCCGACGAAGCATACCCCTACGATTGTTTGCTTTAGATCACGGCTACAACACGCGTTTGTAACAAGGGTAATGTGATCATTTTCTTGACTACCGAAACATTTAAAGTTGATTTCAACGTTTTTTTCTTCAATTCCTGCCATTAAAAAACCTACGTCAACTTCCCGTATTTCGTTTTATTACATCtgattatctgattctgattattcaataTCACATAACGGTGTTTTAGATAAGGgtaaattgcattttacgtcCTTTACGTTTCAGCAAAATTTCAGGCGTCGTCCTTTAACTAACGAAATTACAGcggatgtcctttatgttttaatttctttACAGGCGGTATCCTTTCTCCCTAAAAAGATTACAAAAATAAAGGACATCTGTTGTaaagaaattaaaacataaaggacaaccgttgtaatttcattaattaaaggacagcgcctgaaattttgTTGAAACTTAAAGGGCGTAGAATGCGATTTACCCTTTAGATAAGTACAGAAACAACATAAACCGACATAAAGAAAGTACCTCGTAGAGCGGACGAAATCATAGCTTTGACTTCATCGACCGAATCATCAACAACCAGATTAAGTAACGAGACACCAACGGCTTGATCCAATGGCAATCCGGTAATTTCGGCTATTTTATCATTCCAACCACTAATATTTCCATTTCCATCAACCGCAAATACCGGGACCGAAGCCGTTTCAATCAACCGAACCATTTCATTAGCCACAACCCGCAACTCATCAACGCGTTGTATGCGCATATCAACATCCGGAACTCTCACTATCTTCTTATCATTACTTTCGTCGTCATCACCCGCCACATCATCACCACCCGCCTCGTCATCATCTTCCAAAGACCCTCGTAATATCAACCGTAACGAATGGATAGCATCCATCTCCACATCTTCCCATGGTAAACTCCGGTTTTTCACCACTTCCAAAAACGCTTTAAAGGACGATCTCGGATGCATTTTTCTTCCGTCGTCTTTATCATCCGGGTCGTTTTTCGCCCCGCCCCATTTCACTTCTTTCGCCGCGTGTGACCggaaccaaaacaggaagtctttCGACGTTATCTTAACGGCCGCCATTCCGCAAACGGCTTTCCCGAGAATCAACGCGTTCGGATATCCTGCATCCATTAAACTATCCGTGCTTAAACCCGTACTTCCAATATGTTCTTCTCGCAACCAATTTGCGATATCTTTAACTTGTGATTCGGTTGGTGTAATTCCGAGTAACCAAAACTTGTTTTTGTAATAAAGAGCCGCACCGTCACACGTAACAAGGTCCATTACGTTTGGCGTTTGTGTCATAATCCCGGTCGGTGCGTCTCGTAAAAGCATATCGCAAAGAACAGTTTGCGTTTTCAAGATATGCTTTTCTCGTTGTTGACTAGTCAACTCAACTTCTTTGTTTATCTGAACACCGAAAACCTGGATCAAAAACTCACACGCGTAACGTAACGGAAACGATACGAATCGAGCACTTGAATGATGACAAACAACCAAACCCCACAATCTTTTCCCCTTTTGCGTTTCTTGAAGATTAATCCCGCTTTGCGACTCATTACCATCATCGTTATCGTTATCGTAATAGTCTTCATCACCATCGTTGATGGTTACCGACATTACAAGCGACGCAATCGACCCCATATTCGCCATGTACTGCGAATGACACCCGTGTGGCGCTCTTAACGCGGACCACGAAAGATTCAACGGCTGAGATAAACTCTCGGTTTGGATCACTTTCACCGGCTGAGCCAAACAGTCACAAATCACTCTAACCTTATTCTTCATAAAAAGCGATCTGGAAGCTTGAGGTATATCGGTAGCGGGATAATGCAACCCGAGATACGGCTCAAGATCCGGCTTCCGACAACACTCAGCGATAACCTCACCGTGCTCGTCTTCGTGAAACTTATACACCATAACGCGATCATACCCCGTTAACTCACTCACTTCCTTAACCAACACATCACACAACCGCGATATATTCCCACTCTGCAACGACTGTAACCTCGAAATCGCTTTTGAAGCGAGCTTATACGATTTCAAAGCACCCGCAGCTGTCACGGGTACTTCAGCGGGATTCACAGGCTCTAAATCGATAATCAAACCGACATCATCTCTATGCAAAATAGCGTAAAACGGTTTACCGGACGTCCTACAATGAACTAAAATAGGGTTTAACAGATTAACCTCATGGAAGTTAGCAGCTTTTTGAAGAGCAGATGCACTCGATGATCTAAAAAGCGTCCGGACATCCGTCCCGAATGTTAAAACTTCTTGCTGTTCGATACTTGGAACCGCGTGTGGCGCGAGATCGAGCATCTCTAACGCGTTTTCGCTGTAAGCTAGTACACTTAAGGTTTGATCATCAATGGCGATTAAGCAACCGAAGGGTTGAATTTGACCACCCCTTTGGACTTTTTGCAAGTAAGCTGAAACAGTTGATGATGGAACATTGCTAGTTGAAGTTGATGCATTAACATCTATAGAAGTCGAGTAATCAAACTGGCGTTCGGACTCTTCGAAATCGACATGAAGTTTAGCATCAGCTGGGGTTTGCGAGATCACACGAGCTTCGCGTTTTAACCGCGAAGAACTGCTCTTTGAGCAGTGGGTTCTACTGGTTGATTTTGATGACATTTTCGCACAATTAGGGCTCAAACAAGAAAATCAAGATCCTATGAATCAAATCAAAAGATGGGTATTaataaagtttcaatcttttaACCTAATCATTCAAGAAACATGTTAAAAGATTGAAATTTCAAACAGTATATATGAAATTCAAGATTCTTTGAATGGAATCAAATATAAAGCTTCAAACTTTTAACCTAATAATAATTGAAGAACATGTTAAAAAGATTGAAACCTCAAACAGTATATATGAAATTCAAGGAATAAAGGTGAAGAAAACAAGAAATCATCACCTCAAGATTCGATTCTTTTTGCAGGAAAGGTAGCAACTTTAGGTCTTTTAGAATAAATGAAGATAAGGGTTGTTGATGTTCTTTAGAAAAATTTGCTCAAAACCCATGAATTTTTGGTGCAAGATTGTGATGGGAGTGTGGAAATTTGCAGGTTTGGGATTAGCTATACCGACCTTTGTTTGTTTAATATTGTTTTGTTTACTGGATTTGGCGGAATTGTTGTTAGCTGGGGTGTGTGGGATTTTGGTCCAATCAATTCAATACAATATTGTAACTCAATCAAATAGTATTATATTGCTTTTTTCTCTTCACTTTCCatgaatttttaattaaaaaaaaaaaaaagaaggttGTGGATGCTTGTGATTGTAGACACTGTTGGTGGCCCTTCTCATCACCAATTATTAGAAAACTGAACGCCTGATGTGGTAAAACCTCTGACTTGCGCAGTCATGTATGATATTTTGTTACGAACGAGACTTTATCCGACGACCTCTCCTATGTTATGTTCATGAGTTTTATTTAGCGAAGGATAAGAAGGGATTTGGAAGCTTGTCAGAAAAAATAGTGTTTCACGGTTTTTTATGAAGAGAAAGGGAgagaaatgaaagaaaaaatttatgtttattttttcatTCTAAATTCTTCTAAATTAGAGAGATTTGGAAAgaaattatttttaaaacaaaaaatctTTAGTTTTCTTTTCGTTTTCTTTGAACTCGAGAACACGATAGTTAATGAAATGTTTCCTTTTCACCCCTTTTCTTTTCTCTTTAAGTAAATTTCTCTCTTTTTTCGTTTATTAAACTCGTGAACACAGCCTAGAGAAAGTCACTGAGGTATCACTAGAGCACTTGCCGCTTTGGTTTCTATGACTTTTATATGAGAATTAATTTGTATAGATTCTCACTATTGATTTTTTACATAAGACACATACACGACCCGTTAACACAAC contains the following coding sequences:
- the LOC110889683 gene encoding phytochrome C; translation: MSSKSTSRTHCSKSSSSRLKREARVISQTPADAKLHVDFEESERQFDYSTSIDVNASTSTSNVPSSTVSAYLQKVQRGGQIQPFGCLIAIDDQTLSVLAYSENALEMLDLAPHAVPSIEQQEVLTFGTDVRTLFRSSSASALQKAANFHEVNLLNPILVHCRTSGKPFYAILHRDDVGLIIDLEPVNPAEVPVTAAGALKSYKLASKAISRLQSLQSGNISRLCDVLVKEVSELTGYDRVMVYKFHEDEHGEVIAECCRKPDLEPYLGLHYPATDIPQASRSLFMKNKVRVICDCLAQPVKVIQTESLSQPLNLSWSALRAPHGCHSQYMANMGSIASLVMSVTINDGDEDYYDNDNDDGNESQSGINLQETQKGKRLWGLVVCHHSSARFVSFPLRYACEFLIQVFGVQINKEVELTSQQREKHILKTQTVLCDMLLRDAPTGIMTQTPNVMDLVTCDGAALYYKNKFWLLGITPTESQVKDIANWLREEHIGSTGLSTDSLMDAGYPNALILGKAVCGMAAVKITSKDFLFWFRSHAAKEVKWGGAKNDPDDKDDGRKMHPRSSFKAFLEVVKNRSLPWEDVEMDAIHSLRLILRGSLEDDDEAGGDDVAGDDDESNDKKIVRVPDVDMRIQRVDELRVVANEMVRLIETASVPVFAVDGNGNISGWNDKIAEITGLPLDQAVGVSLLNLVVDDSVDEVKAMISSALRGIEEKNVEINFKCFGSQENDHITLVTNACCSRDLKQTIVGVCFVGQDLTAQKMMTEKYTKTKDDFASFVRSPCTLIPPIFMMDEYGKCLEWNDAMVKLTGFPREEANNKMLLGEVFTDGNFGCRVKSDMLTRLRILLNEVISGLDADKLMFGFFDQNSKYVEGLLSANKRVNGDGKITGVLCFIHVTSPELQHAMLVQRMSEQAALNSLTKVSYLKHELKNGLNGIKFIDDLMESELSGEQQRILRNSGLCRDQLAQIVDDSDIESIEQCYTEVKCVEFKLGECLDVVLNQVKSLSRERKVEVVFDASEQVSSLSVYGDNLRVQQVLSDFLSNALFFTQDFEGSSVSFRVTHKMEHIGAKIQVAHLEFRITHPSPGMPEKLIQDMFHSNRSVSREGLGLYISQRLVKIMNGSVQYLREAERASFIVLIEFPVSPLLTSDNKRSKRI